Proteins from a single region of Butyrivibrio fibrisolvens:
- a CDS encoding SPFH domain-containing protein, whose product MQEKVIQGHKNGFAAMIIISILYALGIVAVIFGGIGLDDGASAGDIALFVAGIIWVSFGWIPYLGLKVLKPGEALVLTLFGKYIGTLNSDGFFYVNPFCTAVNPAADTKLGQSGDISDNGKSKIAAALTISGTGAAIDTSARNKKISLKVMTLSNSRQKVNDILGNPVEIAVAVMWKVTDTAKAVFAVDNYKEYLSLQCDTAVRNVVKLYPYDVTENIDTTGDGQADDGSLRGSTEVVANRIMAEIQGKVAEAGIEIVDARITYLAYAPEIAAAMLQRQQAAAVVDARKLIVDGAVGMVELALERLSEKELVDLDEERKAAMVSNLLVVLCGNHDAQPIVNTGSLY is encoded by the coding sequence ATTCAAGAGAAAGTAATTCAAGGTCATAAAAACGGCTTTGCAGCAATGATCATCATTTCAATTCTGTATGCTTTGGGAATTGTGGCTGTGATCTTTGGTGGCATCGGGCTTGATGATGGAGCAAGCGCAGGAGATATCGCACTGTTCGTAGCCGGAATCATTTGGGTCAGCTTTGGCTGGATCCCATATCTTGGGCTTAAGGTCTTAAAGCCAGGTGAAGCTCTTGTACTTACGCTTTTTGGTAAATACATCGGAACCCTTAATAGCGACGGATTCTTCTATGTAAACCCATTCTGCACAGCAGTTAACCCTGCTGCAGATACAAAGTTGGGACAGAGCGGAGACATCTCCGACAATGGCAAGAGCAAGATTGCAGCAGCCCTGACAATCTCAGGAACTGGTGCTGCAATTGATACTTCCGCCAGAAACAAGAAGATTTCTCTTAAAGTTATGACCCTCAGCAACTCCCGTCAGAAGGTCAATGATATCCTTGGTAATCCTGTTGAGATCGCAGTTGCAGTTATGTGGAAGGTTACAGATACAGCAAAAGCAGTATTTGCAGTAGATAACTACAAAGAATATCTTTCACTCCAGTGTGACACAGCAGTCAGAAATGTAGTTAAGCTTTATCCTTACGATGTAACTGAAAATATTGATACAACCGGTGATGGACAGGCTGATGATGGAAGCCTTCGTGGTTCAACAGAGGTTGTTGCTAACAGGATCATGGCTGAGATCCAGGGCAAGGTTGCAGAAGCTGGTATAGAGATCGTAGATGCAAGGATCACATATCTTGCATATGCACCTGAGATCGCAGCAGCAATGCTTCAGAGACAGCAGGCAGCAGCAGTAGTAGATGCCAGAAAGCTCATCGTTGATGGTGCTGTAGGTATGGTAGAGCTGGCGCTTGAGCGTCTTAGTGAGAAGGAACTTGTAGATCTTGATGAGGAGCGCAAGGCAGCAATGGTATCAAATCTCCTCGTAGTTCTTTGCGGCAATCACGACGCACAGCCTATAGTTAATACAGGAAGCCTGTACTAA
- a CDS encoding ABC transporter ATP-binding protein — MSVLKVENYSKIYSGTKKAADNISLDVESGDIYGFIGHNGAGKSTTIRAIVGVLDFTDGEIYIDGHSVKKEPLECKKITAYIPDNPDLYENLTGLQYLDFIADVFDIDSDVRQARIKEYADKLEITDALSDPISSYSHGMKQKVAIISALIHEPKLLVMDEPFVGLDPKAAYMLKEIMHDMCKKGSAVFFSTHVLDVAEKLCNKVAIIKEGKIITQGTMEDLVGDKSLEEVFLEGVNIA; from the coding sequence ATGAGTGTATTAAAAGTAGAAAATTATTCAAAAATCTATAGCGGCACTAAAAAGGCTGCAGATAACATCTCACTTGACGTTGAAAGCGGAGACATCTACGGCTTCATAGGACACAACGGTGCCGGTAAGAGTACCACAATCAGAGCAATAGTTGGAGTTCTTGATTTTACAGATGGCGAGATCTATATAGATGGTCATTCTGTGAAAAAAGAGCCCCTGGAATGCAAGAAGATAACAGCATATATTCCTGATAACCCAGATCTTTACGAGAATCTGACAGGACTTCAGTATCTTGATTTTATCGCTGATGTTTTTGATATAGATTCTGATGTGAGACAGGCAAGGATCAAAGAGTACGCAGATAAGCTTGAGATCACAGATGCTCTTTCAGATCCAATCTCTTCATATTCACATGGTATGAAGCAGAAGGTTGCCATTATTTCAGCCCTTATCCATGAACCTAAGCTCCTTGTTATGGACGAACCCTTTGTGGGTCTCGATCCCAAGGCTGCATATATGCTCAAGGAGATCATGCATGACATGTGTAAAAAGGGAAGCGCAGTATTTTTTTCCACACATGTACTTGATGTAGCAGAAAAGCTTTGTAACAAGGTTGCGATCATCAAAGAAGGTAAGATCATCACACAGGGTACTATGGAAGATCTCGTTGGTGACAAGTCACTTGAAGAGGTATTCCTTGAAGGCGTAAATATCGCCTAA
- a CDS encoding PTS ascorbate transporter subunit IIC — MAEKKQVPLRLSAKLYDAIAAWAEDDFRSVNGQIEYLLTECVKQRKKDGKYVSQHLDEPPEFDIK, encoded by the coding sequence ATGGCAGAAAAGAAGCAGGTACCGCTTAGACTTAGCGCAAAGTTGTACGATGCTATTGCTGCCTGGGCAGAAGACGACTTTCGCTCTGTTAACGGCCAGATAGAATACTTACTTACAGAATGTGTAAAGCAGAGAAAAAAAGACGGGAAATATGTTTCCCAGCATTTGGATGAACCACCGGAGTTTGATATTAAGTAA
- a CDS encoding YhfC family glutamic-type intramembrane protease, translating into MIDSNIFLYEGLLIAFGIIVPVGLAIWWVVTRKEKITTVLAGAATWFVFAVLLEAIPKYFFFNPDTALGQTVLGNVVLFSAIGALLAGIFEETGRLVVFKTLLRNRTNRETAISHGIGHGGFEAMFLLVSASVSYLTYAVMINNGTFDTMVSQLEAQGTDVSSLVTLPEQMASITLGYCLLTMVERIFAMLLHVGLSIVVFNSVRRSKISLFFLAVLLHALFDVPAALYQAGVLNLYVTEAILVVYSVVFFVIVYKLFFKHNPVV; encoded by the coding sequence ATGATTGATTCAAATATTTTTTTATATGAAGGATTACTTATCGCATTTGGAATTATCGTTCCTGTAGGATTAGCTATCTGGTGGGTAGTTACAAGAAAAGAGAAGATAACCACAGTTCTTGCGGGCGCGGCAACATGGTTTGTTTTTGCAGTACTGCTTGAAGCTATTCCAAAGTATTTTTTCTTTAACCCGGATACAGCACTTGGGCAGACTGTTCTTGGGAATGTAGTACTGTTTAGTGCAATCGGAGCACTTCTTGCCGGAATATTCGAAGAGACAGGAAGACTTGTAGTATTTAAGACTCTTCTTAGAAATCGAACGAATCGTGAAACCGCTATATCACATGGCATAGGTCATGGCGGATTTGAGGCAATGTTTTTACTTGTGTCCGCATCAGTTAGTTATCTTACATATGCTGTTATGATAAATAACGGAACATTTGATACTATGGTCAGCCAGCTTGAGGCGCAGGGAACTGATGTGTCCAGTCTTGTTACTCTTCCTGAGCAGATGGCTTCGATTACTTTAGGATATTGCCTGCTCACTATGGTAGAAAGAATCTTTGCAATGCTGCTTCATGTGGGACTTTCTATCGTAGTATTTAATTCTGTACGAAGATCAAAGATCAGTTTGTTCTTCCTTGCAGTTTTACTTCATGCCCTTTTCGATGTACCGGCAGCGCTTTACCAGGCAGGAGTTTTGAATCTGTATGTGACAGAAGCAATACTTGTGGTATATTCTGTTGTATTCTTTGTGATTGTCTATAAGCTATTTTTTAAACACAACCCAGTTGTGTGA
- a CDS encoding leucine-rich repeat domain-containing protein yields MKKIVIITIFCITIITIILFTVFGLPYIKPVKIPFALKGYEITLEDDYVILNKYVGNDKNVVIPERFLTKPVKVLGDRCFYNSLNGTPWEKEIESVEIPDSVEIIGDRCFAFISSLKSVTATNVISVGEHAFYENRALENVSLGSGLTIIKTKAFSANPHLVSFDFSNVKEIGDEAFAYSGLTNVTNMQSIEKIGARVFAETPWIYAQKGDFVIIYGSLQLYKGEEQIVVIPDGVKSIDGAFCQYSSEYKYPVDVQEIYIPDSVESISSYSFFSQDNVTIYIPDSVTSIEISYGRKWEGYDLSGIGTIVTTAGSYAEQYAKENGIPYEIVDSWEVPDT; encoded by the coding sequence ATGAAAAAAATAGTAATAATAACAATCTTTTGTATTACTATCATAACCATTATCCTTTTTACTGTTTTTGGGTTGCCATATATAAAACCAGTAAAAATCCCATTTGCATTAAAGGGATATGAGATTACATTAGAAGATGACTATGTAATTCTGAATAAATATGTTGGAAATGATAAAAATGTTGTAATTCCAGAACGCTTTTTAACAAAACCTGTGAAAGTTTTAGGTGATCGTTGCTTTTATAATAGCTTAAATGGCACTCCGTGGGAAAAGGAAATTGAAAGTGTAGAGATTCCAGATAGTGTAGAAATAATAGGTGATCGCTGTTTTGCATTTATATCAAGTTTAAAATCAGTTACTGCGACCAACGTAATATCTGTAGGGGAGCATGCATTTTATGAGAATCGTGCTCTGGAAAATGTGAGTTTGGGTTCTGGTTTAACCATTATCAAAACAAAAGCATTTTCAGCAAATCCACACCTCGTATCATTTGATTTTTCTAATGTAAAAGAGATTGGAGATGAAGCATTTGCGTATAGTGGACTTACAAATGTGACAAATATGCAGAGTATTGAGAAAATAGGAGCGCGCGTGTTTGCGGAAACTCCATGGATTTATGCTCAGAAAGGTGATTTTGTAATTATTTATGGTTCATTACAATTATATAAGGGAGAAGAACAAATAGTAGTAATTCCTGATGGAGTAAAATCGATAGATGGAGCATTTTGTCAATATAGCAGTGAGTACAAATATCCTGTAGATGTTCAGGAAATATACATTCCGGATTCAGTAGAGAGCATATCAAGTTATTCTTTTTTTAGCCAGGATAATGTGACTATTTATATACCAGATAGTGTAACAAGTATAGAGATTAGTTATGGCAGAAAATGGGAAGGGTATGATTTATCCGGAATAGGGACAATAGTTACTACAGCAGGATCCTATGCCGAACAGTACGCAAAAGAAAATGGTATACCATATGAAATCGTAGATAGCTGGGAAGTGCCGGATACATAA